The window aagctttcggagtcataaacacttgcaaattcgtctaaatcaagttctagcttctatttcagtcaatttgattgttttaagcaGTTTAAGcctttcaaagctattctgagtcatagtagtcttgttaagagtctttacatttagtttttgtgttttcaagtaaattcaaaatagattagcacccctagttaatccccggatagaacgatccctacttacatcattactacaattgtcacaaatagggtttagtttgtgtgcgtataaaactcgcatcaatgatatgataagtggtgaatgataagtggtgaatgatatgtaatgatatgtgggagtgtggctgaaatgaaggagtggaatgttggaatgttatgcacggctaaggatataggaaaggtttaaatgtcctaaaactaaagggaacaaggttccaacactttggtcttcaattaggtcttcaatttcgtccaacactttggctccaagcataagctatccatcctaagcccaaaagtgctccaaaagtctccaaaatgcatctttttgctcctttagccctttggacctacaaacacacgaaaatagcttaaagtactaaaataactaaagaaacataacgtaaatgcacgagaacaagccatttaagtcgcatgaatatgctcctatcaagcttCATGCCTTATTTCGTCAAGTTCAcataattgaagcttcctatgaattccagctTGGTCCACATTCGAATTGAATGTTTTGGTAGCCCAATAAGCTCTATGTTCTAATTCCACCggaagatgacatggtttaCCATAAACAAGATGAAAAGGAGACATACCAATGGGAGTTTTGTacgctgttctatatgcccaaagagcatcatccaaacgcaagctccaatcttttctatttggcccaacggtcttctccaaaatctgtttgatctctctattggacacctcggcttggccattggtttggggatggtaaggtgtggaaaccttatgcatcACATGGTACTTCTTGAGTAAGGCTTCAATGgtacgattgcaaaagtgagaccccccatcactgattagcaccctaggcatcccaaatcttgaaaagatattagttttcacaaaatctgccacaactttagaatcattagttcgaGTGGCTTTCGCTTCCACCCACTTTGAAACATAATCAACTGCAAGTAATATGtaattgaaaccaaaagatgaaggaaacggacccataaaatcaattccccacacatcaaaaatttcaacaacaacaatggGTACCTGCGGCAATTGATCTCTTTGGCCTATATTACTTGTCCTTTGGCATCGATCACAAGCTAAACAAAAGGTTCTTGCATCTTTAAAcaaagtaggccaataaaaactacattcaagaacttttaaagctgtcctttgggtgccaaaatgacccccattagcatatgtgtgacaaaaacttaaaattgaatgaaaatctgattcatgcacacatcttcttataatctgatctgggcagtgtttctgataggagcatatttaggcgacttgcttagcttgttttcgtgcatttatattgttaattcatagttgttttagtagtttaagccattttcgtgtgtttttaggttcatatggcttaggaagcaaaaagatgcattttggagcaaaattggacttggaatggatagcttatgtttggagcaaaaggaatggacgaaattgaaggattcctaatccattgcagccacatgcacccataatcattcacaccttgcagccacatgcattcactcttcataaatcagccacatgcacattcaatcattcacaccaaaaccttgcacatgctttcccatttcattattcattcactttgcagccaccattcactctttaatccacatgcattcatcatcattcaccctagctttaattcacatgctttcccaacaaataaaacagccaacacatgcactccctttaattaattcaacctagctgtcaaagcacatgcacattcacccttcattccagccattccacatgcatttccaacctacatgcaccctttaatcattcaaccatgcagccacacattcacccacatgcattccccctttaatccacatgctctcccatttcagattgcatttacattcactcaccacaaatcagccacatgcactttgcctttcatcattgcaccacaaatcagccacatgcactgatgcgagatttatacgcatacaaattaaaccctcttttcgtcaaattgtagtataagtataagtagggatcgttcttaaccggggattaggagggattgcaaatcacttggaaactgactcaaaaacgtaaaataaagtttaaaacactaaactaaactcaaagaaagtgaagctaaacgcttaaaacactaaaacaaaccaaaagactcaaacatcacccaaaacactcaaaactgccttaaaaacactttctgggcagttttgagcactttggtgaatttggacgaaattgtgtaacaaattgaatcaaaactcttataaacacaaactaagacactttctaactaatttgacattaaagtaaagggggatttaggttttacgaaaattgaaataacgaaacaaattaataaactagacagaatgtaaatatgaatttgtgatagaatagaatggatggatgctagccaaggggttcatctccacacatgttacacttgcataataaaatgatttccaattgcatttcaataaaccatgaattctcaatgctccaagttaattaggtccgcttaaattaactttcaaatcttcctaacgttattgaattggatgattgcatacgacaacccaaaacattccccacaagtcccctacatgattgcataatagagatacaagcaagaatcattacgctctatgaaaattataagtgttgacgaggcattcgttactatggaatacgcatgaaacttatgccaagaattcgtttaacgcgattgtttataagcaacctccactacttgtgaatataagttcgtaactattaggtgaaactcacttatattctagcatcatattcatgcatgaaaattaagtgtgcactctcaataaacatacataaataagttatcaatcaaacagttaaacgaattgaatccacaacttatgaaacgcaattagaagtaatcaaatcaaaatgcaagcataaacatatatttcgaattcccccctagccaagggggggtttagttgaatttaaacattggaatcaaagaaacacctaaacattccaacaactcaaacttgaattgtatgaacgcttaggccctcttctcttccattcctcattcgtacaaaacaaagagtattgaaattaaacattgaaatcaaagaaacacctaaacattccaacaactcaaacttgaattgtatgaacgtttaggccctcttatcttcctcttcgttgtagcacaaggtctaaggatagtttgatggtgtgaatggtttggggagtggttggagtggctgcaatggaggagaaaagtgttttggtggctgctgcaagggtgtggagaggttttgacgaatttctggaatatggaagagtgaatgagaatgaattgtgtatgaatgtgtgtgaatgttgtgtgaagtgtgtatggtttttatagggagatgaatggatgggagagggaacatgacagctaggttaagtgattgcatgtgcaaaacagctaggatggttgaaattgtaaggggaatgcatgtgcaatgttggaaatctgatgggagaaaggtggatgcatgtgttggctgatttaaagaatgtgagggaatgatgaaaggggaaacatgacagctaggatgaatgcatgtggagtgcatgtgcaatgttttaaaggatggaatgcatgtgaatatgctagaaatctgatgggaatgaatgattaaatgtgaatggctgattagaatctagggtgcatgtgggttagaaatgcatgtgggtgaatgtttgaatgattaaaggggaaacatgacagctaggttggttggtggctgccatggaggtgtggaatgatggaattgcacaaggggaatgcatgtgcacggttttggtgtggagaaatgattatggatgcatgtgttgaatgatttcttggtgagggatgtggagtggctggaatgatgaaagaataaagggtgcatgtgggttaattaattaaagggagtgcatgtgcaatgttgttgttggtgcaatgatggaggaacaagtgcatgtggctgaaatgtggaaggtgtgtggctacttcaagtaggaatccttgtgacatcaactcttcaatttcgtccattccttttgctccaagtataagttatcccttccaagtccaattttgctccaaaatgctccaaaatgcatctttttgcttccttagccacatgaacctaaaaacacacgaaaatggcttaaacgccaaaaacaactatgaattaacaatataaatgcacgaaaacaagctaagtaagtcgcatgaatatgctcctatcatgcactttgcctttcatcattgcaccacaaatcagccacatgcacattcacccctttctctccctataaaaccatgcaatgcattcatacacaacatTCACTCTTCCACATTCACTCTTTCATACACAACATTCACTCTTccacattcactcttccatgcgcgcttaattttcatgcatgaatatgacgctagaatataagtgagtttcacctaatagttacgaacttatattcgcaagtagtggaggttgcttatattCCAcaattttggagcaaaattggacttggaatggatagcttatgtttggagcaaaaggaatggacgaaattgaaggattcctaatccattgcagccacatgcacccataatcattcacaccttgcagccacatgcattcactcttcataaatcagccacatgcacattcaatcattcacaccaaaaccttgcacatgctttcccatttcattattcattcacttggCAGCCACctttcactctttaatccacatgcattcatcatcattcaccctagctttaattcacatgctttcccaacaaataaaacagccaacacatgcactccctttaattaattcaacctagctgtcaaagcacatgcacattcacccttcattccagccattccacatgcatttccaacccacatgcaccctttaatcattcaaccatgcagccacacattcacccacatgcattccccctttaatccacatgctctcccatttcagattgcatttacattcactcaccacaaatcagccacatgcactttgcctttcatcattgcaccacaaatcagccacatgcacattcacccatttctctccctataaaaccatgcaatgcattcatacacaacattcactcttccatattcgaAAACAccacagaaattggtcccttggggccgtgcctgtaacatcccgtcccgaaactaacgagacgtacatttaaaatgacaattttaccctaatttgtttgtgtacgttaagtgttgtgtagtgtggtgttgtaggaccacacacacactcacacctcACCCTCActttcccgggattccctccctcattccctcactctttgtctctctgtctctgtctcagtctctctctctctctccccgaatccatcttcttcttcttccttctgcaaactTACGgaccacacacaaacacactcaaaacatcaaccatcgaggaaacaaattgcaccattgaactcgtgaggttgtgaggagcacaaccaaaccaattccaggtaagaaaactaccattttcacgtcgtttcgaagtggtccgaattatgcactgttcatgcaaacctaatctagcttgttttaggagattctaagcttgtagttgtgtttgtgaagttcccaggagcttgggagtagttcgttggacgagtttggacgtcgggaaggctaggttcgaagttggccgagttttggagatttggacaggtataatctcgacattttaggccttaaaacttgttggatCATGTTCTACTAGTTTTAAGGttcattttggtgcaagaaacgtggaaaaaggtggaaaaacgagagagatatagtgagttgcaggttttccggcgacggtgccggcgacggcgacggcgccggcgtcGGGGTTAGActgaagaaggagacggaatattccgtcaaagttgacggaatattcctgacgccgttaacggcgtccggttaagtctaacggaatattccgttagttgacggaatattcctgacggcgtcagctgacgccgtcagtgtgcagtggtccaaaaatttttctaaaaatatgtgtgtgatcctgaggttgtgtagatcacattggtatattcaattgtccattttgagcaatgtatgagaagttattacgagaagttgcttaggtgcttttaaattaatgttttcgtaactttgtcgcgtataggtgattcgttttccgaagacgagcgtacacactcgaggcaggggggctacgacccttctaattatcagtgagtgggcttttgttttccgtatatacctatatacatattaattcccagaaattaaatagaaaaggttatatgttttatgccatgcatcatttgaatattgtcTACGCATAATCGCATGTATTAATattggcatatatatatatacatgtgtgtttggtgctgtggacgcacaggtaagtgccaggtaagtggtattcatgtgtGTATTTCAATAGTAGTTgaaatgtttagagagctcatatctgcacccccggtgttagtgctcccgcccagagaggggcagagtccttcacgtgtatgttcaccagcaccacacgctcgccttggatccaagttaggtgcaagccttgtcgtgcagaccacattaggtggctccgactcgtaggtgacccgcgattattcgcacagtcttcacgtgatcgtagcactagagcgtatatattacacccagtcttgtcgtacagaccacgttaggtggctccgacttgtgtgcagattcagatgttgagttgagattagagctctatatgcagcggtacatgtcacgttaggtgactcccggctgccagattatatgttcttgatgtgaattacgcttgagcatttatatttgattatgagattatgttgtggcatattatggagcatgaatggcatatcatggagcatgattgacatatctatacatacgtatatatgttcattttctgggaagtatacaggttttacggcgaggggttagattgtattttgctaaagagttttcaaagaactttgtttttgcccactcacgcttttgtttttgcgcccctccaggttctagtggtctagcaagttcggtggtttatcccagagggcgtcccggcatttctgacagacattcaccattgtagggtcaccttcgggtgtaaatatgtcgtatcttttccttttggactgttgtagacttgctctgaattgtgtctcacatacactagtactttgtatgctattaggtttttaattattagtacttttatattactatcttaatcgcttccgcacgcgcacatggctacgtcaccttcgtgtgacggccagcatgccctgatctcggtcggggtgtgtcagcttggtatcagagcctaggtttggcagtcctgtgtctttgtgagtattctaatagttggtgtcttctgtcagaatcatgccgcctcgtcgggaaccacgtcgctcagatgagtctagtttccctgatcttactcagttgggggaagtgattgctacagcccttcaaacagtgatgcgccctccccagaggactcctctggaaactatgtataacctgaagttggataagtttaaaggtaatgagggtcacgaaggcgcagaacgttggttagaacacatagagaagacttttcgtgtgttgcataaccaggggaaccttcctatggaacGGTGGGTTGAGACGACCTCTTGGTTcctggagatggagtctgcagcttggtgggagcaagaacttcgtaggttgactccagctcagaggaccgattggaatgttttcaaggatgtATTTCAgaggagatttgtaccccctgagtatattgaccgtaagaaacaggaattcactgagttgaaacaacgaaagatgacggctaacgagtattatcgtaagtttactgatttgtctcgttactatcctgatgtcgctggtaatccggcggagatgcttcgtcgttttcgcttgggcactagaaaaagatggcgttctatggccactacgactcactgtgagtcctaccaggatttctacgagatactgttgaggatagaGGACTCAGAGAATATGTCAAGTGACAGTGACGAAGAGAAAAAcggcaatcagaagaaagacGACAAAGGAAAAGGTCAAACATCActtgggcctcgccaaactcagaactttaaaaggggtggtgctagttcgagttcgtctagtggtggtttcagtgcctctggacaaggacgtggaggtaggttttatggaggtgctcgaggccagagacaaggtgatggtggccgaaACCGAATCCCATTTTGCCGTAGATGTAATAACCGACATTTCGGCGAGTGCAGACGTGGCAGCGGTGtttgtttcacatgtggacagaTGGGACATATAGctgtgaattgtccccagggtcagcagcagaagccgcaacagacctttatgccgccacctgcaccgattcggcaaatccagggtccgagtatttatggtcaagcaggtagaggtggtgcctatcactatcagggtgatgttgttccctatgctccgggaccgtatcagtacccccaggacccgtattcacaaagtggttatcccccgtatcccagcaactacatgccgtatcctccagctccaacgagtggttctcagtggtaccaaggaggacagtatcaacAGGGTGAGAAtgccactagtagtgcagggtcttcaaGACAGATGGGTCAATCCAGTCAGGGacgtggagctcaaggtcgcggtgttcaagcgaacagaggtcgcggcggacgacagcagggccaggggcgtattcacaatatttccctgcaagatgctcagaacaacccggacttgataattgataggagcatattcatgcgacttaaatggcttgttctcgtgcatttacgttatgtttctctagttattttagtcctttatgcttcttttctgtgttttcaggttctaagggcaaggtatgcaaaaggatgccttttggagcaaattagagattggaatggatatcatatgcttggagccaagaggatggacgaaattaaagacttgaagtaggaaagttaaatcctaaaagacctcatgtttaagcatcattgaagactcctacgcattttagaacacaaaaacaacattccttgcaaccttaggacattgtcgtgtgtttccttgtgtctcccttccttgccatgcaaggaagggctttgttccctattttaaacacttaaagcattcatttatcatatcattcacttatcacttccattcacttatcacttatcacttccattcacttatcacttatcacttccattcacttatcacttatcacttccattcacttatcactcaccacatatcattcatttatcaccacatatcattcatttatcacttaacatatcattcatttatcacttaacatatcatacacttatcataatcattcacttatcacttatcataatcattcacttattctttcatcattcaaccaccaattcaacacatgcatttcaaacctttcaacaccctttaatcatct of the Pyrus communis chromosome 1, drPyrComm1.1, whole genome shotgun sequence genome contains:
- the LOC137725733 gene encoding hyphally-regulated protein-like, which gives rise to MATTTHCESYQDFYEILLRIEDSENMSSDSDEEKNGNQKKDDKGKGQTSLGPRQTQNFKRGGASSSSSSGGFSASGQGRGGRFYGGARGQRQGDGGRNRIPFCRRCNNRHFGECRRGSGVCFTCGQMGHIAVNCPQGQQQKPQQTFMPPPAPIRNYMPYPPAPTSGSQWYQGGQYQQGENATSSAGSSRQMGQSSQGRGAQGRGVQANRGRGGRQQGQGWKNERDIVSCRFSGDGAGDGDGAGDGDGAGVGVRLKKETEYSVKVDGIFLTPLTASG